In Halobacterium noricense, the genomic stretch TCGACGGCGAGCGGCGCTCCGGCGCGGCAGCGACGCACGTCACCACGTTCGACGAACCCGGGACGTACGAGGTCTCGCTCGCCGTCGAGGACGAACTGGGCGTGCGCAGCCTCAACGACGCGACTGTGAACGTCACCGTCGAGCCCGCCGCACAGACGACACAGCGGACGACGGCAGGGCCGACCGCGACAGTGACCACCGCACCTCGCTCCAGTGACGGCAGTAACGGCTCGCTGCTGGCGAGCCTGTTCTCGCTGTGGGGCGGGCTGGGGGCGCTGTTCTACGTGCTCGCGCTGATGCTCGGTGCCTACGGGACGTGGCTCTCCATCGATGGCCGCGACCCGCCGGTCGCCGGGACGACGATTCACGCGCTCGCCGCGGTCGGCGTGCTCACGTGGGCCGTCGCCGGCTTCCTCGGGGACGGCGCGCTGCTCACGTTCGCCGTCGGCGGCGCTGTCGCGTGGGGTGGATTGATTGCAGTCGTGCTCGCGCTCGCGACGAGATAGCTAGTCGGCGTCGTCGAGACGCCACGTGAAAATCGCCCGCAGCACGACGACGAGGCTGTTCGACTCTCCACTCCCCCAGATAGCCGTCTCCGACTCGGGCGTCGACGGTTGGCCGTTCTCCCCGCCGACGAGCACGCTCACGAGCGTCGTCCCGCCGTCCACCATCATGAGCCGGCCGGCCGGCGTGTCCGACCACATCCACAGCGACTCGAACAGCTCGGCGCTGGGCACCTCCTCCTGGATGCGCTCCTGGACGTCCGGCGACACGCCCGCGAGCTCGATGTCGACGCCGCGGTCCGCGGCCGCTTCGAGGGCGTCGACGACGTCCTCGGTGAGCAGCTCCTCGACGGTCATGTAGACGATGCGGTCCTCGGCGTTCTCGCAGAACTCCAGCACGCGGTCGGTCACGGTCTTCCGGCCGGAAACCGTCCAGACGCCGCGCTGTTCGTCCCGGCGCTCGATCGGCTCGATTTCGTCCAGCGCTTCCGTGAGGACGGCTGCGCGGTGCTGCCACTCGCGTTCGACCTTCCGCCCGGTCGTCTCCGCGGAGATGGCCCAGAACTCCTTGGGTGTGGACTGCTGGACGTCGACGAGGCCGTAGTCGCGGAGTTCGTCGACGGCGTCGTAGACTCGCGTCCGAGGCACGTCCGCGACCCGACTGACGTCCTTGGCGGTGCCGGTGTCGAGGCCGACGAGCGCGACGAACGTCCGCGCCGCATACGTGCTCAGGCCGAACTGTTCGAGCTGTTCGATGGCGACGGCGCGCGCGTCGTCGGATGAATTAGCAGTCATAACTGGTCTGCCCGCTCCGAGAACCCCGCCACGCGGTGTGGCGAGCCGGCACGCGGAGTTGTGGTTGGGATACAAAGGGGTCGCGTGCCACCCGTGAAGTTTCTCAGCCGACCGTATAATGATTTTATGATTAATCGGGTAAACCGAGATAACGAGCGAAGCGAGTCCGATATTACAGCTCGCAATATCTATTCTGTTGTCACTGTAGGAATCACAAATAATTCTCTGAAAACCGTCGGAAAGGCAGTTTGCAGCACTTCCGAACGAATCACTGCCAACGCTACTGATGACTACAGTAACAACGCATATCCGTCCTGCAGTGCTACTCTCCCACCAACCCCGGACTCGCCCGGGCTGCGCGTTGGGACACATGACCAGGAACGAGACCGCCGAGGAGGCCATCGACGTCCTCCAAGAACTCGGCTTGAAAGAGTACGAAGCCAAGTGCTTCGTCGGCCTGACACGGGTTCCGACGGGCACAGCGAAAAAGCTCAGCGAAATCACCGACGTGCCGCGAACACGGATTTACGACGCGATTCGCGTCCTCGAAGCACAGGGACTCGTCGAAATTCAGCACTCCAGTCCCCAGCAGTTCCGCGCCGTCCCGCTGGCGGAAGCCACCGAGACGCTGCGCGACCGGTACGAATCCCGCGTCGAACAGCTCCACGACGCGCTCGAAGCCGTCGAGAGCGTCGAGAGCGACGCGAAGTCCTCAGTCCAGGAGGTGTGGACGCTGACCGGACAGACCGCGATTGCGAACCGCGCGAACCAACTCGTCGAGGACGCCGACGACGACGTCGTGTTCGTCGTCGGCGACGACGCGCTGTTGACCGACGAACTCGTCGAACACCTCAACGGCCTCCCCGACGGCGTCGACCTGGCCATCGGCACCGTCTCGGCGTCCGCACAGACCGAGATTCAGGACGCGGTGCCGGGAGCCACGACGTTCATCTCCGGGCTGGAGTGGCTCCGGAGCGAGACTGACGCCGACCACGACGTCGCCATCGGTCGGCTCATGCTCGTCGACCAATCGTCGTTCCTCGTGAGTTCCATCATGCCCGACACGCACACCGAGCAAGCCATCTTCGGCACCGGCGTCGGGAACGGGCTCGTCGTCGTCGCGCGCCGACTCATGGCGCAGGGGCTCGTGCCGGGCCGCGACCCCGGACAGGCCGACGAGTAGCGCCCGATTCGGTCGTGTAACCCGAGTCAGAGGTCCGTCTGGATGTCGACGATGGTTTTCGCGGTCTCGAAGATGTCGTCGGCAGCCAGGAACGCCTCCACGGAGTCGAAGTCCGCGGGCTCGGTCGGAATCTGGAGTTCGAACTCGTCGTCGTCGAGCCCGCCCGTAATCCGCGCGAGCGACTGCGTCCCGCCCGCCTGTACGTGAATCACCGCCTTCACGGTGTCGTCCTCGACCTGCACGTGTTGAATCTCCAGCGGGCCATCCTGCCCGCCGTCCGCGTAGTGTAACACCGCGGGCACCGCGTCCATCTGCACCAGTTTCGTGCCGAGTGTCGCCATGCTGGAATACGCGCCGCACGGCCGGAAAAACGGCGCGACTCGCGCACCTGAATGGATTCTCGCTATCGGGAATTCGACGCCGTGCCGAGATTGGCCACAAAACTTTCACTGTGGGTGGGAGGAGTACGTTCACCCCGGTAGAATTCCGAGGTCAGTCAGCATCTCGACGTTGATTTCTTCGTGGGGCCGTGGCATCGCCACGGTCTGCCCCCTCTCACTCGTCAGACGAGCGTCTTTCACGTGTTAGATTGGCTATGACCTGCCACAGGGGTTTTATTACAAGCGATGGCAATTTGAGTGTAAGCGCTGACCATCGGTGTCATGCGTGTGACGAGAACCATGAAAATCAGCTTCGAAATCCCTGACCGCGACGAACGTGGGGTCTCGCCGGTCATCGGCGTCATCCTGATGGTAGCGATTACAGTCATCCTGGCCGCCGTCATCGCCAGCTTCGTACTCGGCTTCGGCGACCAGGTCAGCCAGAACGTGCAGGCCGGGGCAGACATTAGCGAAAATGACGACGGCACGGCTACAGTGACGTGGATTAGTGAGGGTAACGCAGACCACCTGAACGTGTCGGTTCCCAGTGGTTCCGAAGTTAATATCAGTGATAGCCTAACCGCTAATATTGATAATGTGGGGGGTACAGCTACAGTCCAACCAAATGAAACTTCCACTGACACTACCGTGACGGTAACTGTAACGGCCGTAGGTAGCGGTGATTCAAGAACGGTAGTCGCTCAAGAAGAAGTTAGCATCGAAGGCAGCGCCTAACCTTTCATCCATCTTTTTCGTTTTAGACTGGGTGGCAGCTACGCTTTATCCGACACGTAGTATAGCAGATTCAGACTCCTTCTCTCGGGAGATTTCTTAACCTGCAACATCCCGTTGAACTTCTCTAAGCTCGTTAGACTTCTGTACTGCGGATGATTTCGCACATGCAGACGAAGTACCCATCAGGTGAAGAAATAAGGAAGAGAAACAGGCTGACGTAGATTCCGTATCTTACCTCCACGAAGAATTAAACAGCTACTCGGTAGAAAGAGACGTTTCGACTTCGTACCGAAGTTGGAGTGTGTGGTACTGACACTCTCGTTTTAGCTCGGCAACGACGTTTCTAGATGCTCACGACGAACCGTTTAGGATGATCCGGAGCGTATTGACGGCCACCAGCGAGTGACGAACAGCCGCAATCAGTTCGCTTCTAGCCGTTCGTGAGGAGCGAGCGTGTGCGTTGGACGTAGCTGTTGTCGTCCCAACTGCGGGCCGTACTGATGTCGGCGAGGAGTGCAAGCGCATCCTCCGAAGACAGTTGCTTCGTTCGAACGAATACCGAGAGGAGCGTCTGCGTCGTGACGAGTCGCGTATCGGCCAGCGACGCGTGAATGAGCCCGAGTCGATTGAATTCGTCACACAGCAGGAAGGCTGCTTCGGTGTCGTTCGCGAGCGTCACGGCGGCGTTCTCGCCGTCGTCGAGTGGAAATTCCGAGTCTAGTTCGACTGTCTGGGTCATCGCGTCGTCGATTCGGTCCAGAACTTCAGTCGCGGCGCGACCGTGTTCGTCGTCGTAGGACGCGATTTCGCGGAGCTCGTCCACAACGACAGTCGGAATGCGGACGTCGTAGGCGGAGAAACATAGTGAGAGC encodes the following:
- a CDS encoding TrmB family transcriptional regulator, which produces MTANSSDDARAVAIEQLEQFGLSTYAARTFVALVGLDTGTAKDVSRVADVPRTRVYDAVDELRDYGLVDVQQSTPKEFWAISAETTGRKVEREWQHRAAVLTEALDEIEPIERRDEQRGVWTVSGRKTVTDRVLEFCENAEDRIVYMTVEELLTEDVVDALEAAADRGVDIELAGVSPDVQERIQEEVPSAELFESLWMWSDTPAGRLMMVDGGTTLVSVLVGGENGQPSTPESETAIWGSGESNSLVVVLRAIFTWRLDDAD
- a CDS encoding type IV pilin, which codes for MKISFEIPDRDERGVSPVIGVILMVAITVILAAVIASFVLGFGDQVSQNVQAGADISENDDGTATVTWISEGNADHLNVSVPSGSEVNISDSLTANIDNVGGTATVQPNETSTDTTVTVTVTAVGSGDSRTVVAQEEVSIEGSA
- a CDS encoding TrmB family transcriptional regulator codes for the protein MTRNETAEEAIDVLQELGLKEYEAKCFVGLTRVPTGTAKKLSEITDVPRTRIYDAIRVLEAQGLVEIQHSSPQQFRAVPLAEATETLRDRYESRVEQLHDALEAVESVESDAKSSVQEVWTLTGQTAIANRANQLVEDADDDVVFVVGDDALLTDELVEHLNGLPDGVDLAIGTVSASAQTEIQDAVPGATTFISGLEWLRSETDADHDVAIGRLMLVDQSSFLVSSIMPDTHTEQAIFGTGVGNGLVVVARRLMAQGLVPGRDPGQADE